The following are encoded together in the Streptomyces sp. NBC_00358 genome:
- a CDS encoding ABC transporter permease, translating into MLRFLVRRSLGAVVILFLLSIVAFLLFFGMPRDPGLLMCGKTCTPANLANIHHVLGLDKSIPEQYAIFLHNLVLGSNDFAQGPCPAPCFGYSYHTNEQVWGTLMDRLPTTVSLTLGSAVFFLIVGLGTGMLSAWKRGTLVDKTVTAGAMVLSSMQIYFLGPLALAALVYQSHLFDKPAYNDFTANPVSWFTGLIIPWVILSTIFASQYTRMARSSMIEQLQEEHVRTARAKGMSRKYVFFRYAWRGSLIPIVTIFGIDLGSLLGGAIITEYTFGLPGLGQLAVQAVFFSDLPLLLGVMLFSAAMILLFNIIVDACYAFIDPRVRLS; encoded by the coding sequence ATGCTGCGCTTCCTCGTTCGCCGCTCACTCGGCGCCGTCGTCATTCTCTTCCTGCTGAGTATCGTCGCGTTCCTGCTGTTCTTCGGGATGCCGAGGGACCCGGGGTTGCTGATGTGCGGCAAGACATGCACGCCGGCCAACCTCGCGAACATCCACCACGTGCTCGGCCTCGACAAGTCGATCCCCGAGCAGTACGCGATCTTCCTGCACAACCTCGTGCTGGGCAGCAACGACTTCGCTCAGGGTCCCTGCCCGGCCCCCTGCTTCGGGTACTCGTACCACACGAACGAGCAGGTCTGGGGCACGCTGATGGACCGGCTGCCCACCACCGTCTCGCTGACGCTGGGTTCGGCCGTCTTCTTCCTGATCGTCGGCCTCGGCACGGGCATGCTCTCCGCCTGGAAGCGGGGCACGCTCGTGGACAAGACGGTGACGGCCGGGGCGATGGTCCTCAGCTCGATGCAGATCTACTTCCTCGGCCCGCTGGCGCTGGCCGCCCTTGTCTACCAGAGCCACCTCTTCGACAAGCCCGCCTACAACGACTTCACCGCGAACCCGGTCAGCTGGTTCACCGGGCTGATCATCCCGTGGGTGATCCTGTCCACGATCTTCGCCTCGCAGTACACGCGTATGGCGCGCTCGTCGATGATCGAGCAGCTCCAGGAGGAACACGTCCGCACCGCGCGGGCGAAGGGCATGTCGCGCAAGTACGTCTTCTTCCGCTACGCCTGGCGCGGTTCCCTGATCCCCATCGTCACCATCTTCGGCATCGACCTCGGCTCGCTGCTGGGCGGAGCGATCATCACCGAGTACACGTTCGGACTCCCGGGCCTCGGTCAACTCGCCGTGCAGGCCGTCTTCTTCAGCGATCTTCCGCTGCTGCTGGGCGTGATGCTCTTCTCCGCCGCCATGATCCTTCTGTTCAACATCATCGTGGATGCCTGCTACGCCTTCATCGACCCGCGCGTGCGGCTGTCCTAG